Within the Beduinella massiliensis genome, the region CACGAAGAACAGATCTCCTTATCCTCTATGACAGTGTACATCCATTCTAATAACAAAAAGTAAGCAGGTGTCGGACATGAAGTTCAGCATTCCAACTGTATCGGTTACGACGAACAAATGCATTCGTTTCCCCAACGATTTATTAGACCGGCTGGAAAAGATGATCTGTGGAAAAGAAACCACCTTTTCTGCCTTT harbors:
- a CDS encoding YlcI/YnfO family protein; translated protein: MKFSIPTVSVTTNKCIRFPNDLLDRLEKMICGKETTFSAFVIQAVRVALDSLDEYESDAQDSDL